The genomic interval TATTGACGGCTTTAAAAGCCATCATCCCGCCCCTTGCGCTCATTGTTGTGGTACTGGGTTCTATTTTTGCGGGTATTGCCACTCCGACAGAATCCGCGGCGCTTGGCGGGGCTGGAGCAATTGCCTTAGCGATTATCTATCGACAGTTCAGTTGGTCTATGGTCTATGATGCGTCGAAAGAAACCGTCAAAGTCACCGCCATGGTCTTTGCTATTTTGCTCGGCGCGACCGCCTTTTCGATGGCCTTTACCTATACCGGTGGCGATTACTTAGTCGAAGAGTGGATGTTGCAAATTCCCGGCGAGAAATGGGGCTTTTTAATCATCACCATGGTCGTCATTCTGATTTTGGGCTTTTTTATCGATTTTGTGGAGATCTGTTTTATTATCGTGCCGATCATTGCACCCGTTGCTGACATTCTCGGCATCAATATGACTTGGTTTGCGATTTTAATCGCCATGAACTTACAAACCTCCTTCTTGACGCCTCCTTTTGGCTTTAGCTTGTTTTACCTCAAGGGCGTGGCCCCTAAAGGGGTTGCCACAACGGATATATATCGCGGTGTCATGCCCTTTATCGCGATACAGATTTTAGTGCTGGCGAGTTTATTAGTCTTTCCTCAATTGTATGGAATGTGATCGCTCAATTAACGCTCTAAGCGTATAATTGATAAATTAAAAGGCCACCACAACGGTGGCCTTTTTTTCTACGAGGTCAAAATGCCACTGCAAGCCAAGTTGATTTTTTTGAGTCTGGTTCCGCTTTTACTCGTTACTGTCATCACGAGTTGGATTTCTATTCATCAAGCCAAAACCCTCGGCGCACAAGAAATTCAAAGCTTTGAACAAGGGCTCATTCGCTCAAAAGAATCGGCTTTAAAAGACAGTGTTGACCTTGCCCTAGATGCGATTGGCCATATTTACCACGACAAAAGTTTGCCGCAAGATCTCGCTCAGCAAAGGGTAAAACACATTCTCAATCACCTGCGTTACGGCAAAGAAAACGATGGCTATTTTTTTGTTTACGATATCAATGGCATTAACGTGGTTCATCCGGTTCAGTCAGAATTAATCGGTCAAGATCTCCTCCATATTCAAGATGAAAGTGGCAATTACGTCATCATGAGGTTATTAGAGCAAGCTCAAGCCGGCGGCGGCTTTCATCGTTATTTATGGCAAAAACCCTCTACGGGTGAAGAAGTTCCAAAACTGAGCTATGCCGCTTGGTTAGATGAATGGCAATGGATGGTAGGAACGGGGCTTTATGTCGAAGACATCACACAAGAGGTGGCCAAACTGCGCTCAGAAGTTGATAAAAACATCGAAACTACCTTCTTTTCTGTGATTGTCATTATGGTCATCACCGTGGCGGTGATTGTGGTTATCACCCTTGCTGTCAACCTTCACGAGCACCGACTAGCGGATAAAAGCCTTAAAGAACTTGCGCATAAAACCGTTATGTTTCAAGAGGATGAAAAGAAACAACTGGCAAGGGAATTACACGATGGCATCAACCAATTATTAGTTTCAAGCAAATGTCATCTCGATTTAATGCAGACAGAGCGAAGCGAAACACAACGCCAACAACACTTGCAACAATCGCAACGCGCGTTGTTAACCGCGATCAATGAAGTTCGGCATATTTCTCATCAACTGCGACCAAGCGCATTGGATGATATTGGCTTGAATGCCGCTTTAAAAACCTTGTTACAAGATTTTCAACTCCACGCGCAGATTGGCGTCGAAACCTCGCTTTGCCACCCTGCGACCAAGTTATCATCAGAAGTCGCCACAACCTTATATCGCATTGCTCAAGAGTCTTTGACCAATATCGAAAAACACGCCCATGCGGATTTAGTCACCGTGATCTTACAGCAAATGGGCGCGATGATGCAGTTGATCATTCGCGATAACGGCCGCGGTTTTGACGTCAGCAGTGCCATGCGAAAAAGCGGTATCGGACTGAGGAATATGCGCGAGCGAGTTGAATTTATTGGCGGTGAAATTGAAATTGAAAGCGAGCCTGGGTTCGGAACTGAAATCACGGTATTGCTCACCTTAGAAGGAAACCATTATGGATAATCATATTCGCGTGGTGATTGTCGACGATCATCAAGTCGTCTTAGAAGGGTTTATCTCGCGTTTAAAACAAGAGCCACAAATCGAGGTGGTCGGTTCGGCGAGCAATGGCTTTGAGGCACTCGAAGTCGTCAAAATGCTCCAACCCGATGTGGTCCTGATGGATGTGAGTATGCCGGTGATGAACGGCATTGATGCCACCAGGCAGATCAAACACGAATGCCCAGAAGTCAAAGTATTGATGCTGACCATGCACGATAACCGAGAGTACATCATGGAGGTGATGCAAGCGGGCGCGGTGGGCTACATGTTAAAAGAAATTTGCGCCACGCGTATGATCCAAGCCATCGAAACCGTCTATCAAGGCTCAACGTATTTTTGTGAGTCGGTCACGCAAACCTTGTTTTCACAACAGATTGCACCCAATACCAAAAAACCCAACCCGCTAAGTCGGCGCGAAGAAGCCATTTTAGCGCTAGTCGCCCAAGGACACAGCAGTAAAAAAATAGCGTCTTTACTCAATATTAGTGCGCGGACCGTCGAAACGCATCGGCAAAATATTAAACACAAGCTCGACATTCACAGTACCGCTGAAATGGCCAAATACGCATTAGAAAATGGGCTAATTGACTAGCCCATAACCTTGCAGTTCGTACGCACTTGGTGAAAAAGCTTAACGCTCGAACAACTGAGGCGCAGATTTTACCACTGACGGTGCGCGCTCAAGCATGACTTTTCCCTGTCGAACAGACCACAAGACCTCTGATTGCTGTCGAACGACCTCGACATCATCACCACCTTGTAAAATAATAAAGTTGGCTGGCTTACCGACTTCTATCCCATATCGGTCATTGATATTCATCACTTTAGCGCCATTGTCGGTAATAAAGTCTAGGGCGGTGTTAAAATCCTCATACCCCATCATATGACAAGCGTGAAGGGCGAAGTCCAATTCGCGCAGCAATTTTCCATTGCCCAAACTGTACCAAGGGTCTTGGATCGAGTCCTGAGCCAAGGCCACGTTGATCCCCGCT from Vibrio sp. HB236076 carries:
- a CDS encoding cache domain-containing protein; protein product: MPLQAKLIFLSLVPLLLVTVITSWISIHQAKTLGAQEIQSFEQGLIRSKESALKDSVDLALDAIGHIYHDKSLPQDLAQQRVKHILNHLRYGKENDGYFFVYDINGINVVHPVQSELIGQDLLHIQDESGNYVIMRLLEQAQAGGGFHRYLWQKPSTGEEVPKLSYAAWLDEWQWMVGTGLYVEDITQEVAKLRSEVDKNIETTFFSVIVIMVITVAVIVVITLAVNLHEHRLADKSLKELAHKTVMFQEDEKKQLARELHDGINQLLVSSKCHLDLMQTERSETQRQQHLQQSQRALLTAINEVRHISHQLRPSALDDIGLNAALKTLLQDFQLHAQIGVETSLCHPATKLSSEVATTLYRIAQESLTNIEKHAHADLVTVILQQMGAMMQLIIRDNGRGFDVSSAMRKSGIGLRNMRERVEFIGGEIEIESEPGFGTEITVLLTLEGNHYG
- a CDS encoding response regulator transcription factor, which encodes MDNHIRVVIVDDHQVVLEGFISRLKQEPQIEVVGSASNGFEALEVVKMLQPDVVLMDVSMPVMNGIDATRQIKHECPEVKVLMLTMHDNREYIMEVMQAGAVGYMLKEICATRMIQAIETVYQGSTYFCESVTQTLFSQQIAPNTKKPNPLSRREEAILALVAQGHSSKKIASLLNISARTVETHRQNIKHKLDIHSTAEMAKYALENGLID